The genomic stretch CATCCTGCGGCTCCTCGGCCTCGACCCGCGAGCCCTGGACGCCGTACGCGCCGAGCACACCCCCGCACTGCCCGTGCGCTGATCTCTCGGGCTGCGGGCTGGGGAGCCGCTCGCTGGGCTCCCCAGCCCCTGGCCGGTCCACAACACCACCGAGAGCGGCCGGCTCATAGCGCTGTGATCAGCAGGTGCGCCGCCAGTGCGGTGATCAGTGTGCTGGAGACAAGTGCGGTCAGGAGCCGCCCCCGGGTGCCGGTCACTGTTCGGCCGAGCAGTGCTCCACCGCTTGCCAGAAGCAGCTGCCAGCTTGCCGATGCGACGAAGGCCGCGAGAACGAACGCGGCTTGCTGGAAGTGGTCCTGAACGGCTGTGCCGCGACTGCCCAGCACGAGTGCCGCGAAGTAGATCACGGTCATGGGGTTCGTCATCGTGATCCCCAAGAGTCCCGCATACGCCCGGGCTGGGCTGAGGGGGATCTCATCGGTCCGGGTCGTCGGCTTGTGCTCGCGATAGTGGCGGATCGCCGTGGCGGCACTGCGGACAGCCAGCACGAGCAGTACACAGGCCGAGGCATACCGCAGGGGAAGCATGATCGGTTTGATCGTCGGGACGAGGGCGGCGCCGCCGAACGCGGCGATCAGGGCATACAGGCCGTCTGCGGTCGCGACGCCCAGCGCGGCACAGGCGCCGACTTTCCAGGACGTCCGAGCGGTCAGAGCCACGAGATAGGTCGCGACCGCTCCCACCGGGACGGCGATGCCGTAGCCGGCAAGGAGTCCCGCGGCCAAGGCGCCGGTCATGCCGGCAGGAGCGTCGGCCTTCGCGGTCGGCCCGGCTGCTGCTGGACTCGCACCGGCCGATCGGCGGAGGGCAACGGCAGCGGGGCGGTGGTCGTGATCATAGGCAGATCTTGTGGGTCATGCGGTTCCCGGGCAACCCGATTTTCCGGGAGCACATCAGTGGACAAAGCTGGCGAACATTGCGAGCAGCCGCTGTTCGGCACCGACGTGGCCTAGAGTCGCCGCATGCGACGAGGGACGGCACTGGCGGTCGCCGGGGCAGCGGCCCTGGCCTGGGGCGAGTGGTTGAACTGGCGCTGGTCTCGCGCACTCCTGGGGAGCGGTGGGGGCGCTTCCGAAGCCGTGGTGGTGCTGGGTTACCGAAACCCCCAGGCGACGGCGAACTTGATCAACCGCTGGCGAGTCCGTGCTGGAATTCGCTCGATCACCGGCGACAGTGCGCGTGACACTCGCGTGATCTTCAGCGGCGGCGCGACGACCAGCGGAGGCGCTGCGGAGGCGCGGTTGATGGCTGACTACGCGAAGTCGGTGCTCGAGTTCGACGGCACAGTGGTCCTCGAAGACCAAAGCAGGACGACATGGGAGAACGTCATGAAAGTGACCCCACTGCTCGAGGACGCCGACCGCATCAAAATCGTCTCCCAACCGGCTCATGCGCTCAAGGCCCGCGCGTACTTGCGGCGACAGCGCCCTGATCTTGCCGTGAAGCTCGTACGCGCGGATGACTACCGCCCCGGCGAGTGGATGATCGTCAAACCGCTGCTGGCTCTGTACGGACTCTGGACACTCCGCGGTCTCAAAGCCGGCGAGCGGAAGATCTCGCTCTAGCCGGCCGCTGGCGCGTGGTCGTAGCCGCGATCGGCCAACACGGCGTCCAGGCGGTGCCGGGGTCGGCCGCGCTTGCCTCTCACGGGCGCACGGCTTGAAGCAGCGGGATCAGCCCGGGCGACGTCGTTGCGATTGCCGCAGGCACGCGGGGGGGGAGCCGCCCGCGACGGGGAACGCGGGCGGTGCTCGGGTCAGTGACGGCCGGAGAAGAGGGTTACGGCCGTCTCGGCCACCAGGCCGGGGCGTTCCTCGTGGAGGTAGTGGCCGCAGCCGGGGACCACTTGGACGCGGAGGTCGTCGGCGTGGCGCCCGGCGTCAGTGATGACGCTCGGCGGCAGCATGAAGTCCCGCTCGCCGGCGAGGATCACGGTCGGCGTGGTCAGCCGGAGCCTCTTGTACCGGCCGAGGACCAGCTTGGCGATGTCCCGCAGGGCGAACGCGCGGTGCAGCGCCTCCCCGGCCCGCGCCCGGCCGGGCTCCTGGCTGGAGCGCACGAACTCCCCCATGGCACCCGGTGTCCATACGGCCTGCTCCACCACTCCCTTGCGCATCAGGTAGCGCGTGAAACCGGGCCGGTTGCGCAGCATCCAGCGGCCCAGCAGCGGCTGTTCCAGCACCGCCGTGTACCAGAACCGCCAGGACTCCGGCATCAGCCGCCGGTGCAGCGGCCAGGGGTGCATCATGTTCAGCGCCAGGTGGTGCCGGATCCGCTCCGGGGCCGTGAGACACACGTGGAACCCGGTCCACGCGCCCCAGTCGTGCCCGATGAGATGGACCCGGTCCAGGCCCAGTTCGTCCAGAAGGCCGAGCACGTCGGCGACCCGGCTGTCGGTGTCGTAGCCCTGGTGCGGGGCATCGGACCAGCCGAAACCGCGCTGGTCCACGCAGAGCAGCCGGTACCGGCCGGACAGCAGCGGGATCAGCTGCCGCCAGCCGTACCAGTGCTGGGGGAATCCGTGCAGCAGGACAACGGGTTCTCCTTGGCCGGCCTCCGCGATGTGCAGGCGCAGACCGCGCACGCTGACATAACGGTGGCGGACTCCGTCCAGTTCGGGCAACGGCGGGATGTGGTCCACGGTCTCCACGAGTGCTCCAGTCAGGTGTTGGAGGGAGCTGGTCGGCCTGTCAGGAGTCGCCAGGCGCGCGAAAGGTTCCGTCCGTCCCCCGATCGATGCCACCGGCGGGCTGCACGAGGTGTTCTTCCTGCGCCTGGCCCGCTCATGGCAGTCGGTATCCTGGGTTTTCCGGACTCGAACGAGGCAGCGTGGTGCCGATGCGCTCCCTGCTTCACCGGCTTTGAACGCCTGCGGGGCCAGGTGCGGCTCTCCCGCCGTACGACACAGAGGGGGCTACGGGGATGACCAGTTCGGGGAGCAGGGGCTGGCCGGCAGCCGAACTGGACACGGTGCGCCGCCTGAAGGTCATCGCGTCGGCCACCGGGCATCCGTCGTTCGCCGAGCGCCATTACGCCGTGCCGCTGGAGCGGCTGTGGTCCGTCGCCTCGGACCTGGAGCACGAACTCCCGCTCATCGTCACGGGATTGCGCTCCTTCTCCGTCACCGAGGCCGACGGTGAGCGGCTGTCGGGCGAGGCGGTCAGCGTCCTCGGGGTCCGGGAGCGGTTCGACGTCGTGCTGCGCCCCGGCTGGTGCCTGATGCAGGGCAAGGTGCTGACCAGCGGCATGGCCGCCACCGCGGACGGCGACGGCTGCCGGTTCGCCTTCTTCACCAGCCTGCGGCTTCCCGGCGGCGGTGTGCTCGACCGGCTGCGCGGACCGTGGTCCGCGCGGCGGGCCGAGGACCTGCTCGACCGGCTCGGGGTCCGGGTGGCAGCCCGGTCAGCCCCAGGCCGAGCGGAATGACCGCCGGGCCCGGAACAGCCGGGAGCGGACCGTCCCCACTGGTATCTCCAGCAGCTCGGACACCTCCTGCTCGCTGAGTCCCTCCGCATGACGGAGCATCAGCACCGCCCGGTGCTCGGGTGTCAGCCGGTGCAGGGCGTCGGCGATGTCGGACGCCAGGTGGATTTCTCCGGAGGCGGGCACCTCCTCTCCTTCCATGGACACCGTCGGCTGCCGGCGACGCCGCCTCGCGAACTTCAGTGCCTCACGCACGGCGATCGCCCGGACCCAGCCGAACAGGGCTGCGGGTTCCTTGAGTTGGCGAATGCTGCGGAAGACCGCGATGAGGGTCTCCTGTGCCGCGTCCGCACCGTCCTGCAGGGCTACGGGCCCGCAGATCCGTCCGACGTAGGGGGCGAGAACGCCGAGCAGTTCGTCCATCGCCAGCGCGTCGCCGCACTGCGCCCCCTCGACCAGGCGGGCGAGTAGTTGCGGATCGTGGAACGTACTCGTGTTGCCGTCCCCCGTCACCGCGTCCCTGCCTCCGGCCCCGCCACACCCCTGAGGGCACAGAAGGGGAATGCCCGCGGCAATGCACTCACCGGGTTTCTCGCGCACAGGAAGCACAGAACCATGAATTCATAACCCCGTTGATGGCGAATTGGACAGCACGCACACCGCCCGCAACCCTAGCACCGGGCTCAGAGGCCCCGGGAGGCCGAAAACCCCGGAACGGCAGCCGCCCGGCGGGGAACGAAATCTGCAGCACGGAACGCGGCAGCGCGGGCACCCGCCGAAAAAGGCCACGGAATCCTACGCAGCTGCGAAGTTGAGCTCCAGGCAGAGGCGGCCGCCGGCACATGCCCCCCCCGATCCCGGCATGAGTTCCGGCCAGAGCGCAAAAAGCCGGGAGTACCAGGGCTCTCCCGCACCTCCTTCCCACCGTAGCTCCCGAACCGACACCGCCCTGGTGCCGCTGGAGCATCGACGACCAGGAGAGGAGAACGACAGATGACAACCGCGCGAGCGGGCACCCACGAACAGGGCCCGCCGTCCCCGCAGAGCGCACCGGAGGATCCGTGGGCCACAGCGGCCCCGCTCGTCCTGGCCGCGCAGTCCGGTGACGTCATGGCGCTCAACGACCTCCTGAGCCTGCTCACCCCGTATGTGAGCAGGCTGTGCCGACCGATCGCCCTGGGCCACAACGCCGACGCCGTCCAGGAAGCGCTGATCGCCGTCTTCCAGGGCCTGCCCCGGCTCAAGGATCCGCGCGCCCTGTACGCGTGGGTGCGCACCATCACGGTGCGCGAGGCGGTGCGGGTGGCCCGCCGGACGGAGCGGGAGACCCCGGTGAGCGAGTTCGACGACATCGCCTGGCCGGACAGTCCAGAACTGGCCGTGGACATACGGGACGTCCTGCGGCGCATGTCCACCGAGCACCGAGCGGTCCTGGTCCTGCGCGAGCTGGAGGGCATGGACGAGCGGACGGCGAGCGACATACTCGACATCTCCCGCGGCACGCTGAAGTCCCGGCTGCACCGTGCCCGTCACAGTTTCCGAAAGGCGTGGGCGCGATGAACCTGAACGGGACTGTGGCCGAGCTCGACCCGGTGCGCCGGCTGCGTGTCATGGCTGCGGGGCTGAACGCGGTCATGTATGCGGAAGCGCATGTGGACC from Streptomyces roseochromogenus subsp. oscitans DS 12.976 encodes the following:
- a CDS encoding LysE family transporter — protein: MTGALAAGLLAGYGIAVPVGAVATYLVALTARTSWKVGACAALGVATADGLYALIAAFGGAALVPTIKPIMLPLRYASACVLLVLAVRSAATAIRHYREHKPTTRTDEIPLSPARAYAGLLGITMTNPMTVIYFAALVLGSRGTAVQDHFQQAAFVLAAFVASASWQLLLASGGALLGRTVTGTRGRLLTALVSSTLITALAAHLLITAL
- a CDS encoding RNA polymerase sigma factor; its protein translation is MTTARAGTHEQGPPSPQSAPEDPWATAAPLVLAAQSGDVMALNDLLSLLTPYVSRLCRPIALGHNADAVQEALIAVFQGLPRLKDPRALYAWVRTITVREAVRVARRTERETPVSEFDDIAWPDSPELAVDIRDVLRRMSTEHRAVLVLRELEGMDERTASDILDISRGTLKSRLHRARHSFRKAWAR
- a CDS encoding RNA polymerase sigma factor — its product is MTGDGNTSTFHDPQLLARLVEGAQCGDALAMDELLGVLAPYVGRICGPVALQDGADAAQETLIAVFRSIRQLKEPAALFGWVRAIAVREALKFARRRRRQPTVSMEGEEVPASGEIHLASDIADALHRLTPEHRAVLMLRHAEGLSEQEVSELLEIPVGTVRSRLFRARRSFRSAWG
- a CDS encoding YdcF family protein, coding for MRRGTALAVAGAAALAWGEWLNWRWSRALLGSGGGASEAVVVLGYRNPQATANLINRWRVRAGIRSITGDSARDTRVIFSGGATTSGGAAEARLMADYAKSVLEFDGTVVLEDQSRTTWENVMKVTPLLEDADRIKIVSQPAHALKARAYLRRQRPDLAVKLVRADDYRPGEWMIVKPLLALYGLWTLRGLKAGERKISL
- a CDS encoding alpha/beta fold hydrolase codes for the protein METVDHIPPLPELDGVRHRYVSVRGLRLHIAEAGQGEPVVLLHGFPQHWYGWRQLIPLLSGRYRLLCVDQRGFGWSDAPHQGYDTDSRVADVLGLLDELGLDRVHLIGHDWGAWTGFHVCLTAPERIRHHLALNMMHPWPLHRRLMPESWRFWYTAVLEQPLLGRWMLRNRPGFTRYLMRKGVVEQAVWTPGAMGEFVRSSQEPGRARAGEALHRAFALRDIAKLVLGRYKRLRLTTPTVILAGERDFMLPPSVITDAGRHADDLRVQVVPGCGHYLHEERPGLVAETAVTLFSGRH